Proteins found in one Mangifera indica cultivar Alphonso chromosome 15, CATAS_Mindica_2.1, whole genome shotgun sequence genomic segment:
- the LOC123198193 gene encoding eukaryotic translation initiation factor 3 subunit M-like: MPLERFQNIVATYIVRIKIVPVISPESSSGFYINCDLLDMPAIGQLKKDAKHALAYQLLKIFLTQRLDAYLEFQTANSTFLKSYGLVHEDCITKMRLISLVDLGSGGSGQIPYALIRDTLGCLISEDEVEMWVVKEITAKLMDCKMDKMNDVVIVSRCTERVFSLHQWETLRTKLATWRGNIANVISTIQANKITEDGSQGVQGLMIR; the protein is encoded by the exons ATGCCCCTCGAAAGATTCCAGAACATTGTGGCTACATATATCGTGAGAATAAAAATCGTGCCTGTCATTAGTCCTGAATCATCAAGTGGCTTCtatattaat TGTGATTTGTTAGACATGCCTGCAATAGGGCAATTAAAGAAGGATGCTAAGCATGCATTGGCATATCAGCTTCTTAAGATCTTTCTGACTCAAAGACTGGATGCCTATTTGGAATTTCAAACTGCAAATTCTACTTTCCTTAAAAGCTATG GTCTTGTTCATGAAGACTGTATAACAAAGATGAGGTTGATCTCATTGGTGGATCTTGGTTCTGGTGGATCTGGCCAAATTCCTTATGCCCTTATCAGGGATACACTGGGGTGTTTG ATCAGTGAAGATGAGGTGGAAATGTGGGTGGTTAAGGAAATAACTGCCAAATTGATGGACTGCAAAATGGACAAAATGAATGACGTTGTGATTGTGAG CCGGTGTACTGAGCGTGTCTTTTCACTACACCAGTGGGAAACTCTGAGAACAAAGCTTGCAACTTGGAGG GGTAATATTGCAAATGTAATCAGTACTATTCAAGCAAACAAGATAACTGAAGATGGGTCACAAGGAGTGCAAGGTTTAATGATACGCTAG